Part of the Phalacrocorax carbo chromosome 9, bPhaCar2.1, whole genome shotgun sequence genome is shown below.
GTGGAGCGCTGACTCCCCATCTCACCTTTTCCAGGCTGGCCCTGTGTCCCACACTGATCAGCGTCATGCCTAGCTGAAGGCACACACGGTATAGTTCATGCTCCACCTCTTCTGTCAGGGCGCCAGTGGCTTCATCTAGCACTGAGAGAAAAGTTGTAAGCCCCACAAATCCTCTCCCAGCCAGTCATCTTCCCCTAGGCAAAAGAGCAGCAACTGCCAAGAACACCTCACATATTAACCAGAGTTCACCAAGAGCATCTGCAGAATGCAAGTGAGAAGCCTGAGGactctgtttttcctctggcaCAACTGGTGTCAGTCAACTGCCTTCCCCACAAGTCCTCAAATCCACCTGAACAGTGCCGTTCACCTCATTCCTCTCCCTCAACAGTTTCCAGCCACTGCCTCATCCCCACCACTGTGAAAGCCAAGACGTGACCTTCTCAAGGCAGGCCATGTGCCAGAGCACCGGGCTGAGCAGCCTGTGCACACCTCTGGCCCACATCCCACCTGGAGCACCCAGGTGAGGCACCTTCCTGTCAATTAAGGGTAAATACTACAGATCTGgagcagaaaaatgcaatttgGTTTACATAATCTCTACACAGTTTGCAATCCACAGGTTCCTTCTACCCAGACAGCACTGAGCCATGCTGCAGGCTTCAGGGGAAGAGAGGTACCCACACCCACCCTAGCCCTCATGGCAAGTCCTCCAACATCCCCCAGCAGTCACTAGCAATCCAGGTGTGCAAAGGAATTAGCCCTATCCGCTAATAGGAGCTGCTTCTGTGATCTCTCAGGACCATTTCTCCCAttgctccttttcttcttttgcagtgTCACAGCTAAATTTCCCACATTGCTTCCACAACCCTACAGAGGTTCATGAGCTTCAGAGACAGCAGCTGACGCCATGCTCTCTAGCATGCATGCTTCTTTATGTGGCAACTGATGAGCATGCTGAAAGGGGGCTTCTTCAGGTGCCATCAGACCTGGACCAAGAACACTAATCACTAGTTCCCTAAGAAAAGAATGTCTTATATACAGCCTCTTGATTTATCACCTCCACAcagataattaaatattttcacccCTGAATCCTCTGTGTGCTACGCTGCTAAAATAATGGCCAAGACAAAGCATGTTCCTAGCAAAGAAGGGATTTCATGAGCTGCCTCTGTACCAGCTTCTCTTTACACCAAAGGCCCTGCCTTCCCACTCCccctcttttcttttgcagtcaCTCACTCACCTGCATATTTTGGCTGGAGGTAGAAGAGCCGTGCAAATGAGAGCCTCTGCATCTCCCCTGGGGACAGGACATCATACCTACAAGCAGGTTCAAGATGCAAAATCTCCCTCAACAAAAAGCTTGTTTGCTGAAGAGCTTATCGTTGCTGTTAGCAGAGACTCCAGAAAGCTACTGTCCTTGTGTGTCCCTCGTGTCCCCCTCCATGCTGGGGCAGGTTCTGCACCCCTGTGCACAatcagctgcctgcagagcagcatgaCTGGTGATTGTTAGCATTGATGCTTGGGGCATGAAGGCTTTGCCCCTGTATACTGCCCACCTCCCACAGGACATGGATGTTCATAAGTCCAGCAGCAATATGCACCTGCTTAGAAGTGTTCCCCACCCAGAGGGATCACCCAAATTCACACAGACAGCAAGCTCCCTTACCAGTTCCAGTCCACCTGCTCGTCCAGTCCTTCAGCCCTCTCCAGCAAATCAATCTGCAGAGAGCACACAGCAGATTTGTGATCACAGCCCCCAACCCTGTCAGCCCATGGCCCTGAGCATAACCACCCCCTTCCTGCTActctctcttttcctgcttgAGCTGAAGTTGCTCCAtatccctcctcctctgcctgtcccATGGACAGTCCTGTCTCAGCTGCACACAAAGTCCTCCCATGTGTCCAGCACAAGGTCATGCTGTGCTGCAACAAAACCTTATCTCTTCTTCCCTTACTGGCAACAACAGGAAAGAAGGTAGCAGCACTACCGGGAACTCACCAGCCCAGCCAGCTCAAGGCATCGCACAATTCTCTCATCATCTGCAGGCCCTAGGGGAGAAAGCAGTAAAGTATAAGCAGAGACAATGCGTGCTGAGGCAACAGCAGCAAGGAGGGGTCAGTGAGGCAGGACAGAAGTACTGGAGGGTCTCCTGAGGTCCAGCGTAGCTGACTCAACCACTTAACTATACCAGGTCCTGAGCTTTGGCACAGGGTGCTCCCAAAGACTGACCTTCCTTAAAAATATCAACCATGCATGTGAGCAGCATGCCAGGAGGTAACTGGGCCCCACAGATATACCTAAAACTTGACTCAGTACATGGTCACAGACGGACACAGCCAGAACACAAGGATCCAGGCTTCAGTTGCCAAGACCCTGCCCACCAGCTGCTCTCTAATGGTGGACTGCCCACTGTACGCTGCAGGTGGTAGAGTCGTGGGAGCAGGGCTCAGGTGAACAAAACAATCTTATGTGGGGTGGGAAAAACCTCAAAGTGAACCAGCTGTGGAGCAGAACATACACATGAGCTGGTATAGTCGGCAGCTCTGGAAGCTGAGCGGAAGTGCTGTGCATTTGCCATGGACCTCTCTGAAGCTCCTGAAAAGCCACAACAGTAGCTGATGGCTACACTTACTCTCTGCAAGACTGTGACTCCCCAGTGTTTGAAAGCAGCATGTACCACTGCTTCACTCAGACAGAAACTTAAACATGGACATCTGTAAGCTGCAGCAGACCACGTGTGGTCAGCTTCGGaagagggcaggggagagaaaggaTTCATGTAGTCTGACCTTGGCAGCACACAAGGCCGAGGAAAAAGAGGAACAGTGAAAGACGGAGCAGGATGGAAAATGAGATGAAGGCAAGCATAGCTTGCCCAAAGGCACGCTGTACCAGACAGATGTATCCCAACAGCAAGGTGCCTCAACATATATCACATCTAGCACAACGTGTAAAGCATGGCCAGCTTGTCCTCATTGCACCAAGAGAATATGTTCTTATCAAGAGAGTATGTTCCACCCCAAAAGGGAGAGAACACAGAGggtaacaaaaccaaaacagatgaGTACACCTAATGGGGCATGGTAGGGGAGAAGTTGCACTGGGTACAGGACAGGGAGCTGACACCACAGGGTTGGCTAATTGCTCTAATGAATTTCCACATACCTGAAACTGGATAGATTTCCTTCAGGGGATAGATCACCTGTTTAAGAGAGCAAAAGAAGCCACATCAGAGGGAGCTGGACACAGTCCACCAGAGACGCAACAGTGGTGCCATGAACTCAGGCATGAGGGAAGGAGCAGCTACAGGCATCCTCCCTCTTACAGGCCTTTCTGCAGCACACAGGTTCACAGGGCACAACCACAGCTGGGAGCAGAACTGGGGCCAAAGCAGAGGCAGCCCCTGGGCTCACCTGCTCACGAAGGCTTCCGTCGGTGAAGAAGGGCCGCTGCGGCAGGAACACCACTCCCCGGGGGCCAAAGCAGGTCAGCATCTTGATGCTCCCTGCACAGAAACACACTCATGCCAAGCCTGCAGTGCCAGCCAACAtctccccaccaccctctgTGCAGTCCTGCCCTGTAAAGTAGCCAACAAATCCCAGAAAAGTTATATTTGCTACACAGGGCAAAACAATGAGACCCAGAGCAGAGTATGCAATAGAGATGGGTGGCTTCAATGCATCAGTGACACATTCACCATCACAAGGTGGCACTGGACTCACAACCCCACACTGCCACTTTCCAAACTCAGGGCAGCCCTGGTTGagaaagagaaggctgcagcaagcagcagtCCTTACCCCGCGTGCTCTCCCACAGTCCCCCAAGGACCCTCAGGAGAGATGTCTTCCCTGTGCCAGTGTTCCCCACAATCATCACGCTGTTTCCTTGTGAGATCCTGAGGCTCAGGTCCTTGATGAGCAGCTTGCCAGAGGATGGCACTGAGAGCGTCACTTgctccagaaggaaagctgtgTCCCTTGGCACTGGGTTCTCCCCAGAAAGGCTGCTGGGCCACCACCAAGACAAAGGAGGAGAGATCTGGGGTGACGATGCTGAGACTGGCAAAGATCAGGCACTTTAGACATCCTGTGCCTCTttgacagcagctctgccccacacaCCCCAGGAATGACAAATCGCAGTGAGCACTGCCTTCTCCAATCAACTGCGTGCAACAGGCTGCGACACCAAGGGCCACCTCCATCCTGTGACAGCCCCACACTCTGGCATGTAAGCTACAAGCCAGCCAGTTGCTGAGAGGAGACTCACCTGTCCAAATCCCAGCTGACTTTGGCTTCTGAGTagttagcatttttttttctgccaaggCTCAGCAAGGTCTCCTGCAGTTCACCAATCCTAGACAAACAAGAGGTTGCATGAATGCCAGGGACAACTCCAGCAGCCTCCTCACAATATCCAAACTTGTCCACACTTGCTCACAAGCAACTGCTTCTTATTTAATTAGTACAGACCTGGGCAGAGTCTTGTCCCACACTTCTCTTTCCTGCAGAGACCTGCCTGTAGAGAAGCTCACCTGTGTGTGTAGCCAGCTACATCAGTCATGGTGCTGGAGATATTTATGAGCTGGCTGAAGCAGCCAATGAGGTAGATGGAAACAAAGGCATTCTGGGGAGAAATCACATGCCAGAGCAAGGGTCAGCGCTGAGCTGGGGCACTGCCCCTTCCACCATGGCTGCAAGGAAGCAGCCAAGGAGTCCAGACATCTGGCCACATCAGCAGTCCCAGCAAGACaaaggagggatggagaagtCACCCAGGGCAGTGTGAGTGAAGATGACCATATTTGGAGGGAGTAGGACTTCCCTGCTCAGTACAGCGGTTTTTGCCAGGTGGACACATCTCCCGCCACCCAGGGATGGTGTTTGCAGAGTGCCTGCTGGCCAGCCACGGGCCCAGCACACTCACCCCATCTAAGCCACACAGATCCAttccaccagccctgccccagcaccatACATGGCTCAGAGCTGGGTATCTCAGCCTGCAGTGCCCACTTAGCTATTTTTAGCTCTGCACTCTCTATCACAGCCCAGTTTTGAGTATCTGGGAATGAGTCAGGTCAGGAATGCGAATGCAAGCCAGCTCAGCCTCGCAGGTGGCCAGCCTCACCATGAGCAGAAGCCCAGTGCATAATCTGGACCCACAGCACTGCATGGACCCTATCCTCACCCACACTGCTGAAAGCCAGAGGCTTTCCAACCTCCCATTTTTTCAGATGCAGAGGCCTGAGCTAGGAAACACTTACATAGACATGCCCTTGAAGGCTCTTACCCCCAGGTTAATCATACACCAGCTGGCTCCAAGCTCCCACTTCAAAGccaccatgggcagggacagtCTAACCTGAGGGTCAGTTGCTGCAGGTTATCCAGCCCCAATGCCACCAGCCCCAAATGAAACCTCCATCCTCAGTGCCTGCTCACCCACCACAATGGGGTCTGGGAGATCACCCCTTTGCTCACCTTGCTGACAAGGGCGCTGAGCTCTGTTGGACTCAGTTCACTGTAGACCCCAGTAAAGATGGGAATGGCAATGACCATGTAGCTCAGGATGCTACCCAAGTAGTCAAAGGTGTTGATCCCAACTGAGCAGAAGCACATTGAAAGAAGACAGTGAGTTAGGGTGGGAACCTCTTTCCCAGCCAGGCTCAAGTGCAGCCCATAAGCCTGGCCAGAGAAAGACCCATGGTCTTGCTTCAGCCCTTCAGGATACACCACAGCAGAAGAACCCATTTCACGGGACAGCACAAGCACCAGGGTGAAAATCCATTTGCTAAGCAAAGAGCACCTTGGGGCAAGCCCCTGAGCAGAGAAACCTCATCCAGACACACAGTTCATGAACCACCATGGGGCAAAAGCCACTCTGCCTGCTTGTTTCTACTCTTCAGGGGCCTGGCTGATTCACACGAAACAGGAGGGAGGGCAAAAAGGAAGCTCTGGGGCAAGATGGTTGGCCATGAAGTCTGTCTTGGAGCGTAGGACAGGCAGAAAGACTTAAGACCCCAAACTCCCACAGACACACCTGCATTCAGGGCTCTCCCTACCTTATGCTGCTCAGAAGCTCACTATGCTGGTGAGATCTGGAAGACCTGTCTTGATAGTGATCATTTAACCCCCAAACCTGGACCCAGTGACAATGGGAGAAGGGAGATTTTCAGGGGACAGCCATGCTCAAGGAACAGGCTCTGTAGGAAAGAAGTTTCCACTTCTCCCAACCACACAGTCTTCTCCTTCCTCAAAGTTCaagcccttccctctcttcctggCCATTGAACACCTGCCCCACAAAAAGCAGATTCCTGCAGATTCCCCTTTTGGGGCTCATGTTCTCTGACTTAACTGGGTCCTCCACAACTTTGCTCTCTACAATGCTTTTTCACACCAGGATTCCCATTTAGGACTGCAAGAGGCACCCTCTGTTCACCCTCAGGGTTTTCATGCACCAGAAagaggtggaagaagaaaacccagcactgctgctctaGCAGTAGGGTTCCCAAGCCTGTGGACCGCAACGGAGCTACCACATGTCCCACTTCACCCCCCAAACTCCCCACTCACTGTATAGCCACAGCTCCTTGCCTATCAGCTCCCTCTGGGACTGCAGAAGGCTCTGCAGCCTCCTATCCGTGCGCATGTGCTCCACTCGCCCGGCCCTGTAAAATAAGATTGCAACACGCCACAGACATTCTGGGAGCACCACAATGAGATCAAAGCATGGGCTTTAGGACTGAGGCTTGAAAAGAATGTGGCACCTTAGCCTCCAAGCAATAAACTCTTTGTTGAGCAGGAACTGAACAGCTAAAAGTGCGTTCCTGAAAAGCTTCACCAAGAAACTCCGTCTGAAACAAGCAACCCTGCAAATCTCTCCCAGAGCTGGTGATGCTGCTGTCACATACAGGAGGAGGAGATACAAGGCCAGACACGGTCAGTGAGGCCCCAGCCTGGAGCAATGCACACCCAAGGTCAAACACACTTTCCAAGCTGAGCCTGGTGGAAAAGAGGGACAGCACTGCTACACAGCCAGAACCAGAAAGGAAAGGGCGGAGGCAAGTGCAGGAGGTGACTGCCAGTCCATACCACCTGcacagccagcagccccagtccacctcctcctgctccccaccccacaggaGTGGGACACAAACAAGCTGCAAGCAGTGCAGCCCCAGAGCTGGTGACCTCAGCCCTACAGCGCccgcccacccccaccccccactttCCCAGGGTTATCTCTGCAGGCATTTGGGGGTCACCCACCACCCGAGCTAGCAGTAATGCTCCCACAGCCAGGCTGAGCCAGTACCAAGGAGGCACATCTCAGCTCTAAACCACCACCTTCAGCAAGCATGACAGCTCCTTCTGCTCCTTCGCAAGGGCTGGGCTGCCCTCAGGTGGCAAAATGCAGAGAGCGCTCCATATCTCATTCCAGACTCCCACCTGCCGCGGCAGCTATTACCCCTGCCAACCAACTCATGCTTGTGCCCGGCACACACCCACGCTCCCATCATAGTCTGCACAACTGCAGAGTCACTAGAGCCCAAGCAGATAGGACCGAACGCTGcacataaaaatacaaattaagaTTTTTGAAGAGTCTCAGTTCTAATTATTCTTGGTtcatagaaaaatacattttctttctcaaaaatacATCTGGCTAGAATTCAATTTGGCATTACTGCCCTACAACCCATCTCATGTAACTACTGAGCTGAGGACTTTGCTGATGAGTATTCAGAAATGACAAAGCCTTGGACACATGGAGTTAAGGATGAGGAAGGCACTGGGGACCAGAgctattatttcttttgcagatgAGAGATCGCTATA
Proteins encoded:
- the ABCD4 gene encoding lysosomal cobalamin transporter ABCD4 isoform X2, which produces MAGGSARAGGRHPPAQLDGLFWRRFLRLQAVLFPGWPSPGVLMFLTLLCVALLEQLVIYQVGIIPSQYYEVLGNKDLSGFKTLTAVALTLIVLNSMLKSFDQFICNMMYVSWRKSLTEYLHSCYFQGQVYYNLHVLREDIDNPDQRISQDVERFCRQLSSMASKLIISPFTLAYYTYQCFHSTGWLGPVSIFGYFIIGTIVNKVLMSPIVSKLVQQEKLEGDFRFKHMQIRVNAEPAAFYRAGRVEHMRTDRRLQSLLQSQRELIGKELWLYIGINTFDYLGSILSYMVIAIPIFTGVYSELSPTELSALVSKNAFVSIYLIGCFSQLINISSTMTDVAGYTHRIGELQETLLSLGRKKNANYSEAKVSWDLDSLSGENPVPRDTAFLLEQVTLSVPSSGKLLIKDLSLRISQGNSVMIVGNTGTGKTSLLRVLGGLWESTRGSIKMLTCFGPRGVVFLPQRPFFTDGSLREQVIYPLKEIYPVSGPADDERIVRCLELAGLIDLLERAEGLDEQVDWNWYDVLSPGEMQRLSFARLFYLQPKYAVLDEATGALTEEVEHELYRVCLQLGMTLISVGHRASLEKFHSWILKLHGEGRWELTRCEKMKRLPAGEGC
- the ABCD4 gene encoding lysosomal cobalamin transporter ABCD4 isoform X4 translates to MFKHMQIRVNAEPAAFYRAGRVEHMRTDRRLQSLLQSQRELIGKELWLYIGINTFDYLGSILSYMVIAIPIFTGVYSELSPTELSALVSKNAFVSIYLIGCFSQLINISSTMTDVAGYTHRIGELQETLLSLGRKKNANYSEAKVSWDLDSLSGENPVPRDTAFLLEQVTLSVPSSGKLLIKDLSLRISQGNSVMIVGNTGTGKTSLLRVLGGLWESTRGSIKMLTCFGPRGVVFLPQRPFFTDGSLREQVIYPLKEIYPVSGPADDERIVRCLELAGLIDLLERAEGLDEQVDWNWYDVLSPGEMQRLSFARLFYLQPKYAVLDEATGALTEEVEHELYRVCLQLGMTLISVGHRASLEKFHSWILKLHGEGRWELTRCEKMKRLPAGEGC
- the ABCD4 gene encoding lysosomal cobalamin transporter ABCD4 isoform X3 → MLKSFDQFICNMMYVSWRKSLTEYLHSCYFQGQVYYNLHVLREDIDNPDQRISQDVERFCRQLSSMASKLIISPFTLAYYTYQCFHSTGWLGPVSIFGYFIIGTIVNKVLMSPIVSKLVQQEKLEGDFRFKHMQIRVNAEPAAFYRAGRVEHMRTDRRLQSLLQSQRELIGKELWLYIGINTFDYLGSILSYMVIAIPIFTGVYSELSPTELSALVSKNAFVSIYLIGCFSQLINISSTMTDVAGYTHRIGELQETLLSLGRKKNANYSEAKVSWDLDSLSGENPVPRDTAFLLEQVTLSVPSSGKLLIKDLSLRISQGNSVMIVGNTGTGKTSLLRVLGGLWESTRGSIKMLTCFGPRGVVFLPQRPFFTDGSLREQVIYPLKEIYPVSGPADDERIVRCLELAGLIDLLERAEGLDEQVDWNWYDVLSPGEMQRLSFARLFYLQPKYAVLDEATGALTEEVEHELYRVCLQLGMTLISVGHRASLEKFHSWILKLHGEGRWELTRCEKMKRLPAGEGC